The Arachis hypogaea cultivar Tifrunner chromosome 16, arahy.Tifrunner.gnm2.J5K5, whole genome shotgun sequence genome contains a region encoding:
- the LOC114925487 gene encoding uncharacterized protein, which produces MTTNLVECINSVLNGARNLPITALVKATFYRLNELFTRKRAEAEAWITVDHVFSEIVTSKLHANQLASGNIQVNCFDRQNEVFEVREMPSEVEYAVDLRRQRCDCSEFQVDRIPCRHVFACCANQRLDWQVYVHEVYNMDQV; this is translated from the coding sequence ATGACTACGAACCTCGTAGAATGCATCAACTCAGTATTGAATGGTGCGCGCAATCTCCCCATCACCGCACTTGTGAAAGCAACTTTCTACAGACTCAACGAGTTGTTCACTCGAAAAAGAGCCGAGGCGGAGGCTTGGATTACTGTCGACCATGTTTTTTCTGAGATTGTGACCTCCAAGTTGCATGCGAATCAACTTGCATCAGGAAACATCCAGGTGAATTGCTTCGACAGGCAGAATGAGGTCTTTGAAGTGCGTGAGATGCCAAGTGAAGTGGAGTATGCCGTCGACCTCCGTCGACAACGATGTGACTGCAGTGAGTTCCAGGTGGACCGAATTCCTTGTAGGCATGTTTTTGCATGTTGTGCAAATCAACGATTAGATTGGCAGGTTTATGTTCATGAGGTGTATAATATGGACCAAGTCTGA
- the LOC140180076 gene encoding uncharacterized protein, with product MVKSRRTTPQSFTGETPFRLIYGVDAIIPVEIREPSPSLLLDGGTKAIEKDLIDETREMTRLSKAALKRIALRYNSKVLNRNFGEGNLVLWCNDIGPPTLGEGKLAANWEGPYRVKEVLGKGAYKLECLDGSDIPRMWNVVNLKRFYS from the exons ATGGTCAAGTCGAGGCG GACAACGCCGCAGTCTTTCACTGGGGAGACACCCTTTCGGCTTATATACGGGGTCGATGCGATCATCCCTGTGGAAATCAGGGAACCAAGCCCAAGTCTACTCCTCGACGGAGGCACTAAAGCAATCGAAAAAGATCTAATCGATGAAACAAGGGAGATGACCCGGTTATCGAAAGCTGCACTAAAGAGGATAGCCTTGCGCTACAACAGCAAAGTGCTTAACAGAAACTTTGGGGAAGGGAATTTGGTGTTATGGTGTAATGACATCGGTCCGCCGACCCTAGGAGAAGGTAAGCTAGCAGCTAATTGGGAAGGTCCGTACAGAGTAAAGGAAGTCCTCGGAAAGGGAGCTTACAAGCTAGAATGCTTGGATGGGAGCGATATCCCGAGGATGTGGAATGTGGTGAACTTGAAAAGGTTCTACTCCTGA